Genomic segment of Panicum virgatum strain AP13 chromosome 9N, P.virgatum_v5, whole genome shotgun sequence:
CACAACAGAGCAGGCAACGTTGGCATAGAACACCACTGTTGACTCTCCCCGAGCATTGCATCAAGCACACGCTGGGCACGCTTGGTGTCGCAGCAAGACTCGGAGCAGCTCCGGCACGCCGTCGAAGACGCGGTTGGCGCCGTCGTCCGCGCACACCCGCAGCGCCGCTGGTCCAGTCCAGCCACACGgaggccgcccgccgcgccgggaGAACAGGGAGCCGTCACTCAGCAACGTACGCTAGCGCGCGCGGTTACCAGGGGCGGGCGAGTCACGAGTGGatgacgggcggcggcgcggcagcggggAGGTGGTCAGGCGGCTACTCGGCTAGGGTTCGGAGCGGGCAGCGGCCGAGCAGAGTCGCCAGTCGCGGACAGGCGGACAGTAGAGCTCGCCAGCTCGGGCCTCGGGGAGTCGCCGAGTCGCTTGTTGGGCTTGGGCTGGGCTGAAAAAATTTTTGGCTTTAGGTATGGCGCGCGCCATACCGCGCCATAACAGGCCCTCCGCCCTTCAGAGGGTAGTCCAGTAGTAGATCagggttttcaaaaaaaaaatagtagatCAGAGGGCTACTTAGATTTTAGCCCAAAAGTCTCTTAGAGCAACACCAACAGATTGATTATCTCGTTTCCTCTTTCTTATCTTATAAGAGAATTCCCCATCACAATTTTAGTTTATTGGGAAGATgtgctccagcagattgatttttctCTTTCCTCTTTAATGTATGAGTGGTCAGGATCTTCTCATGCATGTGGATCTTATGGCTAGGAAAGAATGGATAGAAAGGGAGAAGGAAAGGGAGAAGGTGGGATTCACCTTTAATAAAGGAAGAGGGGAGGGAAATATAGgggaaaggagaaaggaaaaaaagaaaaatcaatctgttggagctaAATTTTTTCCATTAAATTTTCTTTATGGCTAAAAAATAGAAAGGAGATTGGGAATAATCAATTTGTTGGAGTTACTCTTAGTACTTAGAAATTATGGACTAGACTGAACAAATAACGGCCCAACAATCGAACCGTAGCCCAGCTGTCCTCATGTCTCCCTCGTCCACTCTTTCGACTTGAGGCACGCGGCACGCCGCCAGTTCCACCACGAGCCCAACCTGCGCCCTCTCGTGCGGctgcgccgcgctgccgccggccaccgctcgAGCGCGCCTCCGCCACACGCCGCGCCTCCACCCGCCCCCTTTGACTCCCGCGGCTCCTTCTGGTGCTAGCCTTGTCTGGCCTCTGGGCGGGCGCGCGCTTCCCGCTGGCTGCCGGCGCCCCGTGCGGCTGCGCCCTGACCCCAGCGCGGCAGGGCACCTCCGCGCCCGGCTCCGCCAGCATCCCGCAGCCCCGCACCGGCTTGCACCGGTGGCCTCCCGCCCGGCCACCCCGACGCGAGCGGTAGGGGCCACGGGCAACAGCCAcagcaggcagcaggcagcaggcatTGCCCAATTGTAATTCCCTAGTGTGTACTTCTTTCTCACATTCAGTTTCATGATTCCATCTCAATTTCACTTCTGAATTCAAACATTGAGTGATGAATTGAATAATTGGTGCATGCATTTGTATTGTTGTTGTGTGTTGTCATGAAGTTTAGCTCTCTATTAAGTGATTAATTAATTGTAATATATTCGTATTCTGAACTAGTTTGTTGATTTCAACGTATTATATGACCTTTTAATTATGTTATTGTAAATTTGGTGACCGTATTGTTACTAAGTGCTATTAGATTTTACTGGAATGctttaaatttttttgccaGACCTACCCTAGTTTCAAATTCTAGGTCCGCCACTGATTCTAAGCCTGGCTAGGCTAGCCAACAGAACCGTAAAGACCCAATCTACTGCAAGAAGGTATTCAGAGCAAGCAGTTTCAACACTTCCTCGCTCACATTGGGTGGTTGCTCCTCAAAAAGTACATCTGAAGTACTATAAATTTTACAGTGTTTTGGTCTTTAAAAAAATTACAGTGTTTGGGAATTACTATAGTAATCCACGAGCCCCATCCAATGTTAAATAAATAAAGCTATATTGGTATTTTCATAGTATCCAGGTTCCTTCAAGCACCCTAACAAACTTCTTGAAGTAAAATATTTTTGTTAATAATTTGGGTGGGTTGGGCACTTTGGGCTTGTACTTATACTTGGCGGAGGCTAAAAAAATCAGCTAATCCCAAGCCCATCCCAGTCTCAGATACACCGAAGTGAAGCCCACACAAAAATTCTGGTGAGTTCTTCGTTGAGCTGCCGGGCCGGTCTCCTTGAGCCTCGTTACCTCGCTGTTCGCCGGCGACCCACTGGGGCTGACAGGAGAAGGAAGTCGCTGCGGCTTCCAAAGGGAAATCACGGGGTTGTGTTGTGCCTGGATGAGATCAATGTTCACAAACGTGCAGCGCCAGGTCGAGCGCACCGGCCGCTCCGGCACTCCGCGGGACAAGTACCTTCAGGTCGGTCccgtccctccccctccctcccttccttctTTTATTGTCCAGGGATTGGTGATAGCGGGTCCTCTTGCTGGAATCCATCCTGCAAATCCGTTTCCCGTCGATTAATCTGTTCCGCTTGATTGCGCGTGGCCAGGATCTTGTGTCTCAGTTCCAGAACGCCACAGATGAAGGTTTGTGGCTGCTTTACACTTGGTTCTTTTACAGGCTGAGCTCGTTTTCTTTGCAATTCTCTAGCAGCTTGAGTGTCAGTTTAGGAAGAAGTCTCGACATCAACTGGTTTTAGTGTGAATTGCACTAGTGTAATTTTTTTACAGCCTAAATTCCATATGTAAATATGATGCTCTGTTGCTTCTGTTTGGTTGTTTCATTGGAGTAAAATCTACTACACGGATTGGTCAGAAGCATCTTGCTAATGAGTAATTAATCAGTATTTTACTTCTGAATATGTTAGACAGTTAGTAGCATATTGCATCTGTATTGGAGATCTAGTGCGCCTAATAAAGATATGCTGCAGTTGCAAAGATCTAGAGGGTAGAATGATATGCAGCACAAAAATTGAACCAAAACAACACTTTCAGGGTACTATGTTTATACTTAAGATAGAGAATGGTTGAAAAACTATCCAGCATGGTCAATTTATAAAGAGAAGCTTATGGAGATGATgtgttctttttgtttctaaATTGTGCACTCACTTCATCTGTCTTGTTTCAGAGTCTAAGGAGAAGATAGCGGCAAACTTGGCAAATTTCGCGTACGACCCTTTTAATTATGCATTCATGCGTCAGGTTTTTTATTCTCCTaaacttttcttttcaaacacttGTAGCAGATTTTTTCTGTAAAGTCAACCTTGACTTAGCTTTACCGTTCGGTATCACTGTTATTTTCTCAGCTGAATGTTCTTGAGTTATTCTTGGACTGCATTACAGAGCCAAATGAAAGGCTTATCGAGTTTGGTATTGGTGGAATTTGTAACTCATGTGTTGGTGAGCAACACAATATTTTCGACTCTATGATTTCTTATTTGATATGAATTCAGTGAAGCACtcacactttgtgcttccatcTATGTGCATGCAGATCCGGCAAATGCTTTAGTCATTGTTCAATGCGGCGGAATCCCATTGATTATACAATGCTTATCAAGCCCGGTGCGGAACACTGTGAGTATTTCTGAAGCTAGCAAAAGGAGGTTTTGTTCTTTAGGTGGGTATATTTCTGATGGTTTCGTGCTATTCAGTACCCTTTGCTCATGTCTGCAATTTTCCTCCCATGGTTATATAACAGGTGACTTATGCACTTGGGGCTTTGTATTATCTATGCAACCCTGCGACAAAGAAAGAGATCCTGAAACCTGATGTAGTTAGGATTATAAGAGAGTATGCTGCAGCAGGAGCTGTTAACACCAGCTTCAGCAACATGGCTAATGCTTTCCTGGAGAAGCATGTTGACCATGACCTCGAGGTAAAGCTTACAGAATGTGTCCTCTGCTTACTGTTTTAGCTGTTCTCATTTGAACTAGAGCAACAATAAAATTCATCTGATTTCATTTTTATGGACAGGGTGCTATGCAAAGGTGCCATAATGTCATGTTCACAGAAATTGGCATTATGAAAGAGGGAGTAAAATGGA
This window contains:
- the LOC120691373 gene encoding armadillo repeat-containing protein 7-like, whose protein sequence is MRSMFTNVQRQVERTGRSGTPRDKYLQDLVSQFQNATDEESKEKIAANLANFAYDPFNYAFMRQLNVLELFLDCITEPNERLIEFGIGGICNSCVDPANALVIVQCGGIPLIIQCLSSPVRNTVTYALGALYYLCNPATKKEILKPDVVRIIREYAAAGAVNTSFSNMANAFLEKHVDHDLEGAMQRCHNVMFTEIGIMKEGVKWKEASRPELKFCCASISDAYSSS